In one Bacillus sp. PK3_68 genomic region, the following are encoded:
- a CDS encoding sigma 54-interacting transcriptional regulator yields MKSNQFVSSPSADTLHQTIHALKTMLLSIYNEILITDINGIILERAGSINGLWEASPHQMVGSSLLELEKRIFLEEPSMKDLLKKEKTSTLQTSWNGKKILMTIIPVSTADKSELLIWALRDLNEDRLKEASETDLNNMAAAKLASPLVAHSPKMIDVLHTAEMVSVVSSTVLLLGESGVGKEVIAKAIHEMGSRKNEPFVAVNCGAIPENLLESELFGYEEGAFSGAKKSGARGKFEIADKGVLFLDEIAEMPLGLQVKLLRALQEREITPLGDLNRKKLIFK; encoded by the coding sequence ATGAAGAGTAACCAGTTTGTATCCTCCCCTTCAGCAGACACGCTTCACCAAACGATACATGCGTTAAAAACCATGCTTCTATCCATTTATAATGAAATTCTTATCACCGATATAAACGGTATTATTTTAGAAAGGGCCGGCAGCATTAATGGATTGTGGGAAGCCTCCCCTCATCAGATGGTCGGCTCCAGCCTGTTAGAGCTCGAAAAGAGAATATTTCTTGAAGAGCCCTCAATGAAAGACCTATTAAAGAAAGAAAAGACTTCTACCCTGCAGACATCCTGGAATGGCAAGAAAATACTGATGACTATTATTCCGGTATCGACTGCCGATAAAAGTGAATTACTCATATGGGCGCTCAGAGATCTTAATGAGGATCGACTAAAAGAAGCCAGTGAAACAGATTTAAATAACATGGCTGCAGCAAAACTTGCTTCTCCACTTGTCGCTCACAGCCCGAAGATGATCGATGTCCTTCATACAGCTGAAATGGTATCCGTGGTATCCTCCACTGTTCTATTGTTAGGTGAATCAGGGGTAGGCAAGGAAGTGATTGCGAAAGCGATTCATGAAATGGGGTCTCGGAAAAATGAACCATTCGTGGCAGTTAATTGTGGCGCAATCCCTGAAAACCTACTAGAAAGTGAATTATTTGGATACGAAGAAGGTGCTTTTAGCGGGGCAAAAAAGAGCGGCGCACGCGGAAAATTCGAAATCGCTGATAAAGGCGTTCTCTTTCTCGACGAAATTGCTGAAATGCCGCTTGGGCTGCAAGTGAAATTATTGCGGGCCCTTCAAGAAAGAGAGATCACTCCGCTCGGGGATCTCAACCGAAAAAAATTGATATTCAAGTGA